The Schizosaccharomyces pombe strain 972h- genome assembly, chromosome: I genome contains a region encoding:
- the rrp6 gene encoding exosome 3'-5' exoribonuclease subunit Rrp6 — MDESELFKGLMNSTAYCSELAKVDIPFYKSIDTEFNENIKSVSSRFMRLIELLLSKVDRSRAEDIVDVEDIDNRWAEVSDTLDILFEKADYSIDKAQGLLKKPAIETHASTSDVANKKPKKEKLPYKVIHAAHLTKPQLRFRVQPNNSREFVWSWKLTEKPHSLVPLEKIIAQVKLDPSLKNSLPHPYEPEIQNSVYPPWVSEMSNPIDTGSVDETEPIWVSTESQLSDMLKELQNSKEIAVDLEHHDYRSFRGFVCLMQISNREKDWIVDTLELREELEALNVVFTNPNIIKVFHGATMDIIWLQRDFGLYVVNLFDTYYATKVLGFEGHGLAFLLQKYCDYDADKRYQMADWRIRPLPREMLKYAQSDTHYLLYIWDHLRNELISKSAERKENLMQSVFNSSKQISLRKYELEPYDPIYGLGTDGWRNVLTKFGSSKIIGREALMIYRALHDWRDSVARKEDESVRYVLPNRLLIAIAASKPVEAADVFSISKQLTPIARMYVEDIVKVVQEAEKLYNEQVDREKSQFKEVEKQNQPLAVFSESNTLGDYKVDSSVFEISKQNRSKLKTLLANGSAFWIEGQSQDDLRKARKERLFIVNQNIPFSLTLPCTQGHVESELNVKQSTVTEAANPSLNGEKKQEPIVIRDLGLNKQKRDSSKLNHKEPSNPIEERNEDIEPSEASTSVSKKRKQKKKKKNSGKLTIEAEHVSNDSPIINEAPFDYKNQKNFIADLDSDVGKNKFGKRGFNPLNKVSLPKRNTRELKKRKVSDGKSTSY, encoded by the exons ATGGATGAGTCAGAATTGTTTAAGGGTTTAATGAATAGTACAGCCTATTGCTCTGAATTGGCAAAGGTTGATATACCGTTTTATAAATCAATTGATACCGAATTCAatgaaaacataaaaagtGTTTCTTCTCGTTTTATGAGATTAATTGAATTGCTTCTTTCTAAAGTAGACAGAAGTCGGGCGGAGGATATTGTGGACGTTGAAGATATAGATAATAGATGGGCAGAAGTATCGGACACATTAGACATActctttgaaaaagct GACTATTCTATCGATAAAGCTCAAggacttttaaaaaagccaGCGATCGAAACCCATGCGTCGACAAGCGATGTTGCcaataaaaaaccaaagaaagaaaagttgCCCTACAAGGTTATTCACGCAGCTCATCTTACTAAGCCTCAATTAAGGTTTCGAGTACAGCCTAATAATTCCAGGGAGTTTGTGTGGTCTTGGAAGTTAACTGAAAAACCACATTCGTTAGTACCGCTCGAAAAGATTATCGCTCAAGTCAAATTGGACCCTAGTCTCAAAAACTCGTTACCACATCCATATGAACCAGAAATACAAAATAGCGTATATCCTCCATGGGTTTCAGAAATGTCTAATCCCATCGATACTGGCTCTGTCGACGAAACAGAACCTATCTGGGTTAGTACTGAAAGTCAGTTATCGGATATGCTAAAAGAATTACAAAACAGCAAAGAAATAGCCGTTGATCTTGAACACCATGATTACAGATCATTTAGAGGGTTCGTCTGTCTAATGCAAATTAGTAATAGAGAAAAAGATTGGATTGTTGACACCTTGGAACTCCGCGAAGAGCTTGAAGCTTTGAATGTTGTTTTTACTAATCCAAATATcattaaagtttttcatgGTGCAACTATGGATATCATTTGGCTGCAAAGAGATTTCGGGCTTTACGTTGTAAACTTATTTGATACATACTATGCTACTAAAGTTTTAGGATTTGAGGGTCATGGTCTGGCTTTTCTGTTACAAAAGTATTGTGATTATGATGCAGATAAAAGATACCAAATGGCTGATTGGAGAATCCGTCCTTTGCCTCGGGAAATGTTAAAATATGCTCAATCTGATACGCATTATTTGTTATATATTTGGGATCATTTACGAAATGAACTCATATCAAAATCAgctgaaagaaaagaaaatcttaTGCAATCAGTGTTCAATTccagtaaacaaatatctCTTAGAAAGTATGAACTTGAGCCTTATGATCCTATTTATGGACTTGGTACTGATGGCTGGAGAAATGTACTTACTAAGTTTGGCTCTTCTAAAATAATTGGACGGGAAGCTTTGATGATTTATCGAGCACTGCACGATTGGAGAGATTCCGTAGCCCgaaaagaagatgaaagTGTTCGCTATGTGTTGCCAAATCGTTTACTTATTGCGATTGCCGCCAGTAAACCGGTTGAAGCGGCTGAtgtgttttcaatttctaaGCAATTGACACCAATTGCTCGCATGTATGTTGAAGATATCGTTAAAGTCGTTCAAGAAGCCGAAAAGTTGTATAATGAGCAAGTAGATCGTGAGAAATCCCAATTTAAAGAAGTTGAGAAGCAAAATCAACCGCTAGCAGTTTTTTCCGAATCGAATACTTTGGGTGATTACAAAGTTGACTCCAGTGTTTTCGAGATTTCTAAACAAAATAGAAGTAAACTAAAGACTTTGCTGGCAAATGGATCTGCGTTTTGGATTGAGGGACAGTCGCAAGATGATTTACGGAAAGCTCGTAAAGAGAGACTCTTTATAGTGAACCAgaatattcctttttcattaaCTCTTCCTTGTACTCAAGGGCATGTTGAATCCGAATTGAATGTAAAGCAGTCCACTGTAACTGAAGCTGCAAACCCGAGTCTGAATGGAGAGAAGAAACAAGAGCCTATAGTCATTAGGGATTTAGGGCTGAACAAGCAAAAAAGGGATTCTTCTAAGCTTAATCATAAAGAACCCTCAAACCCCATAGAGGAGCGAAATGAAGATATTGAACCTTCGGAAGCTTCAACTTCAGTGTCAAAAAAACGgaagcaaaagaagaaaaagaagaacagCGGAAAACTTACTATTGAAGCCGAACATGTTTCTAATGACAGTCCAATTATCAATGAAGCACCTTttgattataaaaatcaaaagaattttattGCTGACTTAGACTCTGATGtaggaaaaaataaatttgggAAACGGGGTTTTAATCCTCTTAACAAGGTAAGTTTACCAAAGCGAAATACTAGGGAactcaaaaaaaggaaggtTTCAGACGGGAAGAGTACATCTTATTAA
- the sro7 gene encoding Lgl family protein, producing the protein MSFFKKKLSKGKEILSKSNLKTHTSSNASLSIDDLNRFGFSLNPVLWCLDHQQGLLAIVSSTNRIYIYGKQHVQSVIVPDCSTIVHIALCAAYLIVIDSRNTVLSYPLMKHRDLSKPAATYFLKQKVTCTVTDPTIDWVFFGMSDGSVVPWDVTRHCLGKFKVPNLYVPRHEEWRMMGYSYAPVPGKLSPVVSVQIHPKDLGVILIAYPDGVVLYSIRTDEVIRFYELEYAPGSTAAVLSPHNYRRPIVKGIEWSPWGDHFVSYYTDSTFAFWDVDQEYPVQVRNFVDSNIHTYTPMQRNPPKTELEPIRSMRWCCCEDPTVSFILMLGGLPKEAPVKGISLFSYRNLPAKKDVETFAEFFANPNSQRFFPFIDIPPVRDMLVIPSSSPHYNGSHNPKNLLLLSEDNSLSLLDISTGNISNMSLSIPPSLCFLASDFRVIAFQTVTKKVWNQIEDTISVNSHYSCLFGGSPSPGYLKKLDERNLLITSTGLSLSIWDISQGFMNPSLCVNLDFSSVMRKHLTPSAFITTASFSTYNPEFSCADSFGRVIVCKRKNHKENLPAQLANGIYRLDDTLVLEGTLHAQYYIDLKRGRVTLNQMSNIGFVCIGYQDGGITIIDMRGPHILCNTSISELGLERRGKPDPDFLTSAEFVVMNPKGSPSSIYVVTGTYRGMTLLFRIDPSSSGRFSAYFESSRQLDIKNIYKICSLTQDGQIATATGSSLQSVGYPLPQEVFLVYIGDSGISVFNKINNQVGNLDWRKPVCCRAALVLSTVSKHMGSVVCVNSDLSVNWYSLPNLREERKMQLPLDIDKNRLKEGDILGNGDYIFPTLGAHELAFGCVLGSGRTLANLAPMMLITHNASHVPPRPSKSLWNWLLGEQSTSAEELDILLGGENRAESKVHTLETPKVISARPAESVKQPLTPVPSMTSQSAQSYIPPRRQQQQKGFFAQINDHLAQRGNMLGGIENTMDDLEEMSAEWANEIKDSLAGTKKDLILSGLKSYIP; encoded by the exons ATgagcttttttaaaaaaaagctaagtaagggaaaagaaattttatcCAAATCCAATTTGAAGACCCATACGTCTTCAAATGCTTCACTATCGATAGACGAC TTGAATCGATTTGGGTTTTCCTTAAATCCAGTATTATGGTGTTTAGACCATCAACAAGGCTTACTAGCTATTGTATCTAGTACTAATCGGATATACATTTACGGTAAACAGCATGTCCAGAGTGTGATAGTTCCAGACTGTTCAACCATTGTCCATATAGCCCTTTGTGCGGCGTATTTGATTGTAATTGACTCTCGAAATACGGTCTTAAGCTATCCCTTGATGAAACATCGTGACCTTTCAAAACCAGCTGCCACTTACTTTCTCAAGCAAAAAGTTACATGTACCGTAACGGATCCTACTATTGATTgggttttttttggaatgaGTGATGGCTCCGTTGTGCCATGGGATGTTACTAGACATTGCCTTGGAAAATTCAAAGTTCCAAATTTGTATGTCCCAAGACACGAGGAATGGCGAATGATGG GCTACTCTTATGCACCAGTTCCTGGAAAGCTATCCCCAGTTGTAAGCGTTCAGATTCACCCGAAGGATCTCGGTGTGATTTTGATTGCATATCCGGATGGCGTTGTTTTGTACTCAATAAGGACTGACGAAGTTATACGCTTTTATGAATTGGAGTATGCACCAGGTAGTACAGCTGCAGTTTTATCACCCCATAATTATCGAAGACCTATAGTCAAAGGGATAGAGTGGAGTCCTTGGGGTGATCACTTTGTTAGTTACTATACTGATTCGACTTTTGCATTCTGGGATGTGGATCAAGAATATCCTGTACAAGTCCGAAATTTTGTCGATTCAAACATACACACGTATACCCCCATGCAGAGAAATCCTCCTAAGACGGAGCTTGAGCCCATTAGGTCTATGAGGTGGTGTTGTTGTGAAGACCCAACagtttcatttattttgatgTTAGGTGGTTTGCCGAAAGAAGCACCGGTAAAGGGAATTTCATTGTTCAGTTATCGAAATCTCCCTGCCAAAAAGGATGTTGAAACATTTGCGGAATTTTTCGCAAATCCAAACTCACAACgcttttttccttttattgACATCCCCCCTGTACGTGATATGCTGGTGATTCCTTCTAGCTCACCACATTACAATGGATCTCATAATCCCAAGAATCTTCTCCTTCTTTCGGAAGACAACTCGTTATCGCTGCTCGACATTTCTACTGgaaatatttcaaacatGAGCCTTTCTATTCCCCCCTCTTTATGCTTCCTTGCTTCAGATTTTCGAGTTATAGCATTTCAAACtgtaacaaaaaaagtttggaaTCAAATTGAAGATACTATTTCCGTTAATTCACATTACTCCTGTCTTTTTGGCGGATCTCCTAGTCCCGGCTATCTTAAGAAATTAGATGAGCGTAATCTACTTATAACATCGACTGGTCTTAGTTTATCGATTTGGGATATATCTCAGGGTTTTATGAATCCATCTCTCTGCGTAAATTTGGATTTCTCTTCTGTAATGCGAAAGCATCTCACGCCTTCAGCTTTTATAACTACTGCCTCTTTTTCCACTTATAATCCAGAATTCAGTTGTGCTGATAGTTTTGGGCGTGTCATTGTTtgcaaaaggaaaaatcataaagaaaatttaccAGCTCAGCTCGCTAACGGAATATATCGTTTGGACGATACCTTAGTTCTAGAGGGAACATTACATGCTCAATATTATATTGATCTTAAACGAGGAAGAGTAACATTGAACCAAATGAGCAATATTGGTTTTGTTTGTATAGGATATCAGGATGGTGGAATTACAATCATCGACATGCGTGGCCCCCATATACTGTGTAACACCAGCATCTCGGAGCTTGGATTAGAGAGAAGAGGAAAACCTGATCCCGATTTTCTTACGAGTGCCGAGTTTGTCGTTATGAACCCTAAAGGAAGCCCTTCCTCAATCTACGTAGTCACAGGAACATATAGAGGGATGACACTTTTATTCCGTATAGACCCTTCCTCTTCAGGGCGCTTTTCTGCTTATTTTGAATCATCTCGACAATTAGATATTAAGaacatttataaaatatgcTCTTTAACTCAAGATGGCCAGATCGCGACAGCCACTGGATCCTCATTACAAAGCGTTGGATATCCCTTACCACAGGAAGTTTTCCTCGTGTATATTGGCGATTCAGGaatttctgtttttaataaaattaataatcaaGTGGGTAACCTGGATTGGAGAAAACCTGTTTGTTGTCGAGCAGCTCTTGTGCTTTCTACTGTTTCCAAACACATGGGTTCCGTAGTTTGCGTAAATTCTGATCTTTCGGTGAATTGGTATTCTCTCCCAAACCTTCGTGAGGAACGTAAAATGCAACTTCCATTGgatattgataaaaatag GCTCAAAGAAGGTGATATTCTAGGCAATGGGGATTATATTTTCCCAACGTTAGGAGCACATGAATTAGCCTTTGGCTGTGTTTTAGGAAGTGGGAGAACATTGGCGAATTTGGCACCCATGATGCTTATTACTCACAATGCTTCCCATGTACCGCCAAGACCTAGTAAATCCTTGTGGAATTGGTTACTGGGCGAACAGTCTACATCTGCTGAAGAGCTAGATATCTTACTCGGAGGTGAAAACAGGGCTGAAAGTAAAGTGCATACTTTAGAGACTCCTAAAGTTATTTCAGCTCGCCCAGCAGAATCAGTTAAGCAACCACTGACCCCGGTTCCTTCCATGACTTCTCAGTCTGCTCAAAGTTATATCCCTCCAAGAAGGCAACAACAACAGAAAGGATTCTTCGCTCAAATAAACGACCATTTAGCCCAACGGGGGAATATGTTAGGAGGAATTGAAAATACTATGGACGATTTAGAAGAGATGAGCGCTGAATGGGCAAACGAAATTAAGGACTCTTTGGCTGGAACGAAGAAAGATTTGATTCTTTCAGGCTTAAAAAGCTATATACCTTAG
- the gga21 gene encoding adaptin family protein codes for MRSSQTLSKYIDKATDQFNLEPNLALNIEIADLINEKKGNTPREAALLILKRVNSANPTVSYLALHLLDICVKNCGYPFHFQIASEEFLNGFVSRFPNHPISRMNKIQSKMLEMLEEWNYMLCKNNRHREDFSRIHDIRELMAFRGYKFPAVDEDSIAVMKPNNSLRSAQELAREDLEAHKAKLQELLRRGTPMDLAEANALMKVIAGYDEENTEDYSALAAADLESIRSKALRVKQFLVNQTVSLEEGTLADAVESLKVYQTKIARILREENEDEYYVQKLLSLNDLLINVIEECSNSDLIHSGTNVVSSQPNVVESHVPPSSNDTKQESSLIDLMKLTEEPAVPSPSLPTNVPANQSLSMLSSLSNSMSSTSNGALNSPSYSQAAIPNTNSSLTSILQSDSLMISTQLTSVQKSSGFASYSVQFSNCSLTWPVSEVVFQVAVVKSLKLQLLPHTGDAIIAPGKQNAAHEIMNITNIPADASDLRIRWRVQWIIGTDHRVEQGESHLPL; via the exons ATGCGCTCTAGCCAGACTTTATCAAAGTATATTG ACAAAGCTACCGATCAATTCAATTTGGAGCCAAATTTGGCCTTGAATATAGAGATAGCGGACCttataaatgaaaagaaaggaaatac CCCACGTGAAGCAGctttattgattttaaagCGTGTCAACAGTGCAAATCCCACAGTTTCATATCTGGCTTTACAT TTGCTCGATATTTGTGTAAAGAACTGCGGTTATCCATTTCACTTTCAGATCGCATCAGAAGAGTTTTTAAATGGATTCGTTTCACGATTCCCAAACCATCCCATCTCCCGAATGAATAAAATTCAATCTAAAATGCTAGAAATGCTAGAAGAGTGGAATTACATGCTTTGTAAAAACAATCGCCATCGTGAAGATTTTTCTCGCATTCACGACATTCGGGAGCTTATGGCTTTTCGTGGTTACAAGTTTCCTGCGGTAGACGAAGATTCCATTGCTGTCATGAAGCCTAATAATAGTCTTCGTTCTGCACAAGAATTAGCACGTGAAGATTTAGAAGCTCACAAAGCTAAATTGCAAGAATTGCTTCGACGAGGGACCCCCATGGATTTGGCTGAAGCCAATGCTCTTATGAAAGTAATAGCTGGCTATGATGAAGAGAATACTGAAGATTACTCTGCCTTGGCTGCTGCCGACCTTGAATCGATTAGATCAAAAGCACTTCGGgtaaagcaatttttggtTAATCAAACTGTATCTTTAGAAGAAGGCACGTTGGCGGATGCCGTTGAATCTTTAAAGGTTTACCAAACGAAAATAGCAAGAATTCTTCGAgaggaaaatgaagatgaatACTATGTGCAGAAACTTCTTTCGCTGAATGACCTACTTATTAACGTCATTGAAGAATGTTCCAACTCAGACTTAATACATTCCGGTACAAATGTAGTTTCCTCCCAACCGAATGTGGTTGAATCTCACGTACCTCCTTCTTCTAATGACACGAAACAAGAATCTTCGTTAATTGATTTGATGAAGCTTACTGAGGAACCTGCAGTCCCGTCCCCATCACTTCCAACCAATGTACCAGCCAACCAATCTCTGTCAATGTTATCATCCCTTTCTAACTCTATGTCGTCTACGTCGAATGGAGCTTTGAATTCACCTTCTTATAGTCAAGCAGCAATCCCCAACACTAATTCATCTTTGACATCTATTCTTCAATCTGATTCATTAATGATTTCTACTCAATTAACTTCGGTTCAAAAAAGCTCTGGCTTTGCTTCATACTCCGTTCAGTTCTCTAATTGCTCCCTTACCTGGCCAGTGTCCGAAGTAGTCTTCCAGGTCGCGGTTGTGAAATCTCTCAAGTTACAGCTACTTCCTCATACTGGGGATGCAATTATTGCCCCCGGAAAACAGAATGCTGCACACGAGATTATGAATATTACCAACATACCCGCCGATGCCTCTGATTTACGAATTCGTTGGAGAGTTCAGTGGATCATCGGTACAGATCATCGTGTAGAACAAGGCGAATCGCATCTTCCGCTGTAA
- the mkh1 gene encoding MEK kinase (MEKK) Mkh1, which translates to MAADIGSQSSGSLEERFEQSLHLQNVDKQDWSLNSVLQFLKLYKFNKEWEDVFIKSRIEMDLFINLADQSKAEEFAFKNKLSKESAIQLSSCIRKTLLAPSSTRVPSKNSSYETLTYSAKDSSDDVFTETNSGFRSSNQNSSLKSFQSVPDSNVNVFGGFGGSVVDNNELLSTGKNSHQTTSLNLEGSPINLHAYKGTVTSIINDDSRNINKKTLSKQPVSEHKEKQTSFLRRFRVPGFSRDKDKTKDCPSSNSNPFHLASSNVKTLDASLDQGEWVPRIHRLESQIGLISKKKSFVLATMDDMKFTVVDITNVQNATQLRKLIAKSMYLDISIDQFDLFLTEVGGAQYIEILDDRKLDIARLYSDEFGTIKFFVKPSQNEESGMDSDTYLSFGTKSSSTYKADDDSIYHRKEDFKKQPSYPVLTSDFEITDAGPNLSLSGHQPDNKYYKGFSSAPNLAVVPELPSRRFRGFEKIRGAKGEMATKILDATEAQSEKNKFTVCRPHKKVTLKMPLNSGSSAPQSPSSNTSASVLTRNFVAHRDPPPPPTETSSLRRKNTLTRRPSIRHARSSPYIDTGHNEASKFSHTSFDPKASSKSSNSLKESVEALSEIPFEDAPALDESDLSGDPFWAIQPKQSSSQVPKENHHNIQSKLSINTEAATDLKANELSSPKTPEYCRGDDRSISLSPLSYRLRKSKHIRESPPSSKVINSGNWEVRPSADDLYEDVDRFFPRYDLDKVLVVDQSRMVSSPSKVSIRPKMKSVRLLAREASEARKEIRHNARRNKSGNLLRRSSTKLWGSRIVELKPDTTITSGSVVSQNATFKWMKGELIGNGTYGKVFLAMNINTGELIAVKQVEIPQTINGRHDQLRKDIVDSINAEISMIADLDHLNIVQYLGFEKTETDISIFLEYVSGGSIGRCLRNYGPFEEQLVRFVSRQVLYGLSYLHSKGIIHRDLKADNLLIDFDGVCKISDFGISKHSDNVYDNDANLSMQGSIFWMAPEVIHNDHQGYSAKVDVWSLGCVVLEMLAGRRPWSTDEAIQAMFKLGTEKKAPPIPSELVSQVSPEAIQFLNACFTVNADVRPTAEELLNHPFMKCDEEFNFKDTNLYDMLCKRKS; encoded by the coding sequence ATGGCTGCCGATATCGGATCGCAGTCATCAGGCTCTTTGGAAGAACGGTTTGAACAGtctcttcatcttcagaaTGTCGATAAGCAAGATTGGTCACTTAACAGTGTACTTcagtttttaaaactatACAAATTTAACAAAGAATGGGAAGAcgtttttattaaaagtcGAATCGAAATGGatttatttatcaatttgGCCGATCAATCAAAAGCCGAGGAATTCgcctttaaaaataaattgagCAAGGAGTCTGCCATCCAATTGAGTAGCTGTATTCGCAAAACACTTTTAGCACCTTCTTCGACTCGCGTACCTAGCAAAAACTCGTCTTACGAAACATTAACTTACAGCGCCAAAGATAGTTCGGATGACGTTTTTACAGAAACTAACTCTGGTTTCCGCTcttcaaatcaaaattcGTCCCTCAAAAGCTTTCAGAGTGTTCCTGATAGCAATGTGAACGTGTTTGGTGGCTTCGGTGGATCAGTAGTCGACAACAATGAGCTATTGAGCACAGGAAAAAACTCCCATCAAACAACCTCTTTAAATTTGGAAGGCTCTCCTATAAACTTACACGCTTACAAAGGAACTGTCACTTCAATAATTAACGATGACAGCAGaaacattaataaaaaaacattgtCGAAACAACCTGTATCCGAacataaagaaaaacaaactaGCTTTCTCCGTCGTTTCCGGGTACCTGGGTTTTCTCGTGACAAGGATAAAACTAAAGATTGcccttcttcaaattcGAACCCATTCCATTTAGCTTCTTCAAATGTGAAAACATTAGACGCGTCTTTGGATCAAGGTGAGTGGGTACCTCGTATTCATCGTTTAGAAAGTCAAATTGGTTTAATATCCAAAAAGAAGTCATTTGTTCTTGCTACTATGGATGATATGAAATTCACAGTAGTGGATATTACCAACGTCCAAAATGCTACTCAGCTACGTAAGCTAATAGCTAAGAGTATGTATTTAGACATTTCAATTGACCAGTTTGATTTGTTTCTCACGGAAGTCGGCGGGGCTCAATACATAGAAATATTAGATGATAGAAAGCTTGATATTGCAAGGCTTTATTCTGATGAATTTGGaactattaaatttttcgtAAAGCCATCACAAAATGAAGAATCGGGTATGGATAGTGATActtatttatcttttggCACAAAATCAAGTTCAACTTATAAAGCTGATGATGACTCAATATATCATCGCAAGgaagattttaaaaagcaacCAAGTTACCCTGTGCTTACTTcggattttgaaattactGATGCAGGACCTAATTTATCATTATCAGGGCATCAACCTGATAATAAATACTACAAAGGTTTTAGTTCGGCACCGAATTTGGCAGTTGTTCCAGAATTACCATCTCGACGTTTTCGAGggtttgaaaaaatccGTGGTGCTAAAGGAGAAATGgctacaaaaattttggatgcCACTGAAGCCCAAAgtgaaaaaaacaaatttaccGTTTGTAGACCTCACAAGAAGGTCACATTGAAAATGCCACTTAATTCCGGCTCTTCCGCTCCCCAAAGTCCTTCATCTAATACTTCTGCTTCTGTTTTAACTAGAAATTTTGTGGCACATAGAGATCCTCCACCCCCACCCACAGAGACATCTAGTTTACGTCGAAAAAATACATTGACTCGTAGACCAAGTATTCGTCACGCTCGGTCCTCTCCTTACATTGATACCGGACATAACGAAGCTAGCAAATTTTCACATACGTCTTTTGACCCCAAAGCATCTAGTAAATCTTCTAATTCATTAAAGGAAAGTGTGGAAGCTTTATCAGAAATACCTTTTGAAGATGCGCCTGCACTAGACGAATCGGATCTTTCTGGGGATCCCTTTTGGGCTATACAGCCCAAACAATCTTCCTCCCAAGTACCTAAAGAAAATCATCACAACATTCAATCCAAACTTTCCATTAACACAGAGGCTGCTACGGATTTGAAAGCAAATGAACTATCTTCGCCTAAAACTCCTGAATACTGTAGAGGTGATGACAGATCCATTAGTTTATCACCGTTATCTTATCGTTTAAGAAAGTCCAAACATATTCGTGAATCCCCACCGTCTTCAAAGGTTATCAATTCTGGTAACTGGGAAGTTCGTCCATCTGCTGATGATCTTTATGAGGATGTTGATCGATTTTTTCCCCGTTATGATTTGGATAAAGTACTTGTAGTGGACCAAAGCCGCATGGTTTCTTCCCCTTCAAAGGTATCGATACGTCCGAAAATGAAGTCTGTACGATTATTAGCCCGCGAAGCATCTGAAGCTCGGAAAGAAATACGACATAACGCGAGACGCAATAAATCTGGAAATCTTCTACGTCGATCAAGTACGAAACTTTGGGGCTCTAGGATTGTAGAACTAAAACCAGATACTACTATAACTTCTGGATCAGTTGTTTCACAAAATGCCACGTTCAAATGGATGAAAGGAGAATTGATTGGAAATGGTACTTATGGTAAGGTATTTTTGGCTATGAACATTAATACGGGTGAATTGATTGCAGTAAAGCAAGTTGAAATACCACAAACTATTAATGGCCGTCATGACCAATTACGCAAAGATATCGTGGATTCCATTAATGCAGAAATTTCTATGATTGCCGATTTGGATCACTTAAATATAGTGCAATATCTGGGTTTCGAAAAGACGGAAACGGATATAAGTATATTCCTGGAATATGTTTCAGGTGGTTCAATTGGTCGATGTTTGCGGAATTATGGTCCTTTCGAAGAGCAACTGGTCCGTTTTGTATCACGCCAGGTGCTCTACGGGTTGTCTTACTTACATTCTAAAGGTATTATACATCGAGATTTAAAGGCTGACAATTTGCtcattgattttgatggagtttgcaaaatttcAGACTTTGGAATATCTAAGCATAGTGATAATGTGTATGACAATGACGCAAACCTGTCCATGCAAGGATCCATCTTTTGGATGGCACCTGAAGTAATTCATAATGATCATCAAGGATATAGTGCTAAGGTCGACGTCTGGTCCTTGGGATGTGTAGTGTTGGAAATGTTAGCTGGTCGTAGACCGTGGTCTACAGATGAGGCTATCCAAGCTATGTTCAAGTTAGGTACCGAGAAAAAGGCGCCTCCTATTCCTAGTGAATTGGTGTCTCAGGTATCACCCGAAGcgattcaatttttgaatgcATGCTTTACTGTGAATGCTGATGTAAGGCCAACCGCAGAGGAATTATTAAATCACCCGTTTATGAAATGTGACGAAGAATTCAACTTTAAGGACACGAATCTTTACGACATGCtttgtaaaagaaagagcTAA
- the tsr3 gene encoding SSU-rRNA maturation protein Tsr3 → MGPRSSNRRSNAKDGFKGSNKASKFPLPLAMWDFGHCNPNACSGKRLERLGCVRNLRIGQKFRGVVITPNGKVPVSPADKEYFDNGGASVVECSWARIEEIPFSRIGGRCERLLPYLVASNPVNYGRPWRLNCAEALAACMYIVGYPNEARLLMDNFKWGHSFFEVNEELLDIYAQCHDAQDIQEKEKKYLEEMEASYQEQRNQTTDDIWSAGNLNHKPTLNTSSTHSNSEESRSPLHEPSEASLAHDEHSIPTDDNEETLTNLQANDVDEDEVWRKIVRMKVHSTDT, encoded by the exons ATGGGCCCAAGGAGTTCTAATCGTCGTTCTAATGCCAAAGATGGCTTCAAGGGTTCAAACAAGGCATCCAAATTTCCATTACCCTTAGCAATGTGGGATTTTGGACATTGTAATCCAAATGCCTGTTCTGGTAAACGATTAGAGCGTCTAGGATGCGTACGAAACCTTAGAATTGGACAGAAGTTTCGAGGAGTTGTAATAAC ACCAAACGGAAAAGTTCCTGTTTCTCCAGCCGATAAGGAGTACTTTGATAATGGAGGTGCTAGTGTAGTTGAATGCTCTTGGGCTCGCATAGAGGAAATCCCTTTTTCTAGAATTGGTGGTCGCTGTGAGCGGTTGCTTCCATATTTAGTGGCCTCCAATCCAGTTAACTATGGTAGGCCTTGGCGATTAAATTGTGCTGAAGCTCTGGCAGCTTGCATGTATATTGTCGGATATCCTAATGAGGCGAGACTTTTAATGgataatttcaaatggggacattctttttttgaggTAAACGAAGAACTTCTCGATATTTATGCTCAATGTCATGATGCTCAAGATattcaagaaaaagaaaaaaaatacttggAGGAAATGGAAGCTTCTTACCAAgaacaaagaaatcaaaCTACTGACGACATTTGGTCAGCTGGAAATTTAAATCACAAACCAACATTAAACACCAGTTCAACACATTCAAACTCTGAAGAATCTCGGTCACCATTACACGAACCGTCCGAAGCTTCATTGGCTCATGACGAACACTCTATTCCAACAGATGATAATGAAGAGACTCTAACTAATCTGCAAGCCAACGATGtggatgaagatgaagtcTGGCGAAAAATCGTGAGAATGAAAGTTCATTCTACTGATACCTAA